CAATTCATTCTAAATTACTGGTATTGCTATAGCCTTAATGGAAATACTCCCCCTAGTTACTAAAATTTAATGCTCTGAAACGCATTCTGTATTTTTTCgctaattacaaaatttttatttattgtttgaaCAGCTGTTTCAAAAGATCTATACCAATGCATATTGAAGACGTCAAAAACTGGAATTGTTACAAAAGTGCATATTATGCTTTTACAAATGtcaaagcagcaacaacaaccgtAAAGCTGTGAAAGAattacatatatgcaaatctGATTTTGCACAACAAAAAACTCGTTTTGACTTGGCTTTAAATCCGAAGCTCAAGTCAAGCTCAACTTTGGCTGTTGTtactggttttttttttgtttggttttgttggGTTTAAACATTTACCATGTATATATCAGTTTGGGGATCGGTTTTGTGTATTTGAGTTGCTTTTTTGGTATATCCCAAAGCCGAGTTTTGTTGTCagtctgtttttgttttggtcacATTCGtatgtataattaataaataaatccggTTCGGGCCTTATATAATTTTCTTGCTCATTCAGTGGATTTTTGCCAacgtttcggtttcggttttaaCTATTTATCAATTCCAAGAACACCtcgcacagcagcagcacacagCACTCGGAATGTGGGGAAAATCGCGGAAAGCAAccgaaaaaaccgaaaaaacgaCAACGCGACACCGATTAAAACGATCCCCGAATTAAGACCCCGGTAAATGGATGGCTGGGATCGGTTTTTGGCCCAAAGGACTACTTAAGTGTTAACTTCAACTTTACTAGATGACCCCCCCGGAAATTGGAAAAGGTTTCACTATCCCTGCGCGGACATTTGGACAACCGACGACGACAGTGGGCCAAAAGCGAATGGAAGCGGAGGGAAAACGGAACGCGTTTGTCCGGCAAGCGGTAAGCGGTAAGCGGTTAGCTCGATGCGGCGGCTCAAATTGCTCTACTgtactggctgactgactcTGACTGCGACTCTGACTGGCGGTTCGGTCCGCTCGCTCAACGCCGCTTGAGTCGAGAGGAAAGAGCAAAGAGCGGAAGAGAGCGACAGCTGTTACAGGGTGTTTTCgtctgtgtgtatgtgtgtgtgtgcaccgAGAAAAATCTTAAGCAGTTTAATCTGATTTCAAGTGTTAAAAAGTGTTGTTATATATTGTTGAGCACACCTTAAGGAAAGAGTGATCTTATTAATTTCCTGAAGATTTTGTAGAGGTCGCTAGAAGATTGCTCTATATAATCTATTACGCGCTCATAAAATTACTTATTAACccattattataatattttttaaattttatttattttcttgaaaGACTTTATAGtgatttttttcagtgcacgaGTACGTTCGTGGATTTGCTCAGTTCGATTGTGTATATTTACTaccaacgacaacgacaacgccGTTCTGCTTCTTCCATCTCACCTCCGCTCCgctgtgtttgtatttgttgtgATAATGATAAAACTGCGACGCGTTTCTGCAGCTTGTAGGTTTTCTAGAGCGGGAGTGAGACAGCTGATgtagagcgagcgagagagggcTTTTCGGTATCTAGGCTAGGTACAATCTCAGATGCGCTGCATTTTGAAGATCGCGATTTGCTGACCGTGGCTTAAAAGATTTGCGGTCGGGGCAAGTTGGAAAAATTCTAGGAAAACACGAGCTCAATTTTATTACTCAACTCTGGGAATTTCCGAAACGAGTCAGTGGTAAGATAATTACAAAGCCGGCTAGTTCGAAAAGGATCTTCAATTGTTTTGTAATATCTCTGAATTTCAGCCTTATCCGCAACCCGTATGTGTTGGATTTAAAGTCTGGAATTTGTCTTTAGTTCCTTTAATTCATTTAACAGATAAGTGAAGGCCAAAATTCTTGAAAAATTGGTAACATAAATGAATTGAACTACAAATTGTTAGGATGTAATCTTTAAAAAGTTGCGTAATAAACATTACTATTTCCAAAAATTGACTTTTATCAAATTGTTTGTCAATTGTTAAAAATTGTTCTCCGTGAAATCAGAATTTCAGATACCCCATTGAAGTGATAGAAGGGCATTTAAAACCAGTTGGTTTCGTTGGTTCTGCAGCTGCCAGTTTTTTTGTACACATGGAGTATGAAGAGCGGTGATTATGGCACTCAAGAGAGTCATCAAAAAGAGAGTTACCAAAGTAAGTCAgttaaatattaacaaaatgcaaaagatgGCCAGGTGGTTATGAAATGCCAAGGGAcatacaaaacaaatgaaaagaatAAAAACTGATTAAGTGAACAATAATCAAGGCTCGGTAATCAATGTATTGAACTTATCGATTTGAATTAGTTGCCCAACCTAAATTCCGTGACAACAATGGCAAAATGATCGATCGCAATGCGAGAGCGGAAACCGGAGAACAAAAGAGCGCGCGATGCAAGGTCGTTCGCTCTTTAAGAGAAAACTCTAGCCTAAGAGAAGCACAGATAACTCCGAAAGATAAATTACCAAATGTGTGCGTGAGAGAGCCCAATAAACAGATAAGAAAAGAGAGTTTTCAGCAATGAAACGTGCGAAaaattgcaatgcagcagcGACTTTAATCCAGGTAGCCCATAAAATCAGGTAGTAAAAAGAATGGTATCAAGACTATTGGGAACAAACCATTGCTACCTACACGTGGCACCCAATCACGCCGACATTATCGCAATttaaatgcagaaaaaacaaatttctgCAACTGATGTATAAAGCAGACTTACACTGAGAAAGGAGATgtaccaattttaaattgctcgtatttaataaattaagtgAATTTCCTAAATTAAAGCACAGAACATgtgaacaaaaatatttaaattccttGGAGTTGAAGAATTTTGACTCAAAAcattaacttaattaaactaGTTAGCTTTTTAGGTTtgcaatcaaaataaaactaattttaagaCTTCAATACCTTAAAATTACAGAAAATTATGACCCTCTGGATGATAGGTCACTTTTTTCCCAGTGTTAAATGTGTTAAAGCCATTGCAGACATTACTCGACGCTTTTAGATAAACCATAATAAAAACAGCTAGCACTGAAAGAGAAGGGTCTCCCATCCCAGACAaacccacccaccgcccacctccCACCGCAGACAAATAATTCCAGTTGCGCTGGAATGAACCGACAAAAGGTAATGCCAGACAATACGGAAGGGGGGAAACGGAAGAAGAAAAacggggaaatggggaaatggccATAAGCTGAGAAATCAATGTCAGTCAATGGGGCTGCGGGGCAGACAAAAGCCACATGTGCAACCTAATCaaaatttcaatcaaaatgcGCAAAATGCTGCAATGAGAGGCTcacaaatggcaacaaataCGCTCAAACAAACTCTAATGGGTTGGCATGAGTAATCCAAACCAatacaattcaattcaatcGAATTGAACCCAATCTGGCCTGTAATTGCGATTAAGAAGCCAATTACTCATACAAATTGCTGGGTCAATTGTTAaggatttccatttccagaCAACAAGATTAACAAATCAATTGttgtgaaataattgaaataatttggCGAAAATTCAAAGGGAGTTTTGCATAAgggaatttagtttttttggttttttaagtTGGTGTATtgactttattaatttaatcaCACGGTGTATTGTATAGATGCTTCAAGGaatattgttaaaaatattttatagaaaatataactggttgtttctctctctctctctgtataaaatatgttatattacTCACCTTTTAAAAGTTTAACGTCTGAAAGCTGAAATGAGAGGAAAACAATACTGTTGATTAAAAATTGAGTATAAAAACAGTTATTaaatctttaaattaaaactatcAGAAATATAGCTATAAATGCTGCTGTTACcgttacaaaatttaaaacatgCTTTTATTCTGGCAATGCTTGAACTCAAGTCTCTCTTAAAAGAAACGTAAGAGCCTGCTTACACACACAAGTACACACATGCACATTCACACTTGGGCACTCAGCTGACAATGTCAGTGACGTTAACAAAAAGTTCCCACGGTCATTAGGGTCATGATGCTCTAGCATATTTAGTCTCGTGTTCgctatttgtttttaattcaaaactgcaagtgtgtacacaaatgtacatacacacatacatagttagatatgtacatatgtgtgttggccaagtttagCATGTGTGCTTTTAGCTTTAGGTCTTATGAGCGTTTCTTGAGCACGTTCTTGAGACGTCGCCGAGCTGAGCCGCAAAACTTGAGTGGCTCGAGGGCTTAAAAGCTTTGTCGGGCAGGTGAAAGAGCTTTTTGAATGCTAAGCTCGGCTTGCGGTTGAATGAACTGAAGCTTAAAGTGgtttaaagttattttttattgcactgGGGACATAAAGTATACGATCCTTAGATACGTTTGCAAAAATTGGCAATTCTTTTACTCTTAATTGTGTTTAATGTGTTTGAAAGTACTTATTTATAAGCCGTTTATAATTGTATTGTCATAAAACACATATTagcaaaaatgaatttaaaaatcaattttaatgaataataTTAGTAATACTAAGTGGATAAAAAACCCATTACTGTCACACTCATTATTACttaagcatattaatttaGGGTAACGGCATCATTAAATCCGTTTAATTGTAACCCTACCTATTTATCTTATggataatttatttactttagcCGACTTTCCAACCAATGTTATTCTAAGCCGATAAAAAGTGGTTTACTTTGCCCGATTGCATCTCGGTTCTTTATCAGTTTGGTCTCCCACAGGGTCGCATTGTAGGGGTCCTTAATTTTCCAGGGGTTGACAGCTTTTCGGaattgtaaaaaattaaactcaCACATTTCACGCCCAACCAATTAGCCAAGGGTTGCTCACACCCTCCCAACCACCCTCCTCCTTTCAACTATACGAGTATTTTCTGCCTTCAGAACGCCCACTTTTCCCTGGCGATGCGAACAGAATTTTCAAGTGTCCCTGGGATAAGGTTGCAGATGCaattaaaaagcatttaacGGATTAGTGGCAATAAAGCGAggattgcaataaaaatatagaataaaTACCAGCATTAGAGGACACGGAAACCTTGAAGGGGTGAGCTTCGTGTGAACCAAACTCGattttattggaatttaatttaataccGCCTGTGCGTTACTAGGGCACCGCCAGTTGCGAATGCCAGTAGATATATTTCAGACTAAGTCCGGCGCACATAAATTCCGAGAAATTTTCTCGGATATTCCCATGGCTGCTAATTAATTTTCCGAATAAATTGTTTACCGATTCCGTTGAAGACCTCAGGTATTAGTATACATGATCATTAGGGCCCAAAAGATTTCCGTTTCAAAGCAAACTTAGCTTAATGCCTTTGAGCAATATTAGACAAGCTAACTTTCGCCCATTTGGCTGAAAGCAAAATGACGTTTAAAGCGTTGCGCCAAGTCCCTATTGGCcataactataaatatatatcaattGTGGCTCAGCTCTCGCTTAGCCATTACGCATCCAATTTGTTGGCGCATCATCAACTTCATGGCTTCGCCTTCAGATTTTCCCCCGCTTCACCCAGTTCTACACAAATGGCACCTAAAGTGTGTGTAATGCAATTCCATTTTACAGCCTTTCTTCatcagatactcagatacttcgtttttttctACTCTTTCCTTTCTGCAAATGGACGGAGTCATGCGCCGGCAATTTGGAACGATTCCAGTGGACTCCGGGCTCCCATGTCTGGTGTCCAATTGTCCTCCCTGCTCCACTCGCGGCTCAGAGCTCACTGGCTGCAGaagcagatgcagatgcagatgcagttgcaTATGGAGATCCAGATGCAGACACAGAATGCTGACAACGAGCGCGGACACCAATTGGAACGTGCCCGTTTAGTTTTCCTCAGCACGGTTTCCGATGCTAAAATTGCATTAATGCAATTCGTTTTTTTCTGGTTTGCACTCACCGCCTTCGTGACGTCCGTTTGCATTTGGGGAAAAGGGGAGAAAAGTGCCAGTCGAATGTCAAATTGTGTGTATTTCAAGACAGAAGACTTGAATTCTAGGGAACTGTTTAAACTGATGCTCTTTAAGGGGGGAAATTACGGAAAGTGTATCGTTTGTCTGAAGCGGACCATTTGTGAGTTAGTAATAGGAACTAAAGTATAACTTCCTGGCCAGGCGTTTATTTGCTATAAAAGATAGCCGGTTTATCACCTATTCCAGTTGAGGAACGCAACGTGTATCCGCTAAATTAACACACGACGTTTATGCAACGGATGGTACTAAATTTCAAGCCCCCGCAAGACAATCAATAATGAAAATGGTATGGTATCCAAGTCTGGCCTGCCACCTCAAGGCGTGGCTCTTCAGTTTATTGGCGCTCCATGTTTTCGTGGGGCATGCCACAAGATTAATGAGAACCATAGAAGCACCTAAACTTGTTTTAGACCACGCCGAAATCGACACCCCCGCAAAAGTTCCAGCGACAGCaaacatactcgtatacataGTATATGTAGTTGTGCAATGGCTAATCCGCCATCTAGTTGGGGACCATAAACCAAAGGCCGTCGGGCACTTAATGAGGCGCAGTCCTCGTCGTTCTGAAAGCCATAGCTTCTATCTTCTGCTGTCTTGTGGATTTTCCTCCACGTTTTCCATCTGACTTCGACGCCACGCCAAAGACGTTTCCTTAGCCAACGCAAATATCAACATAGTACATTCATTCGTAGTTGGTTTGGTTGCTTTTGTTGGTattattgcttttattattgTCGGCTGTGTGCGGTTTTGGCTTTTCAATTGCACTTGAGGTGCTTCTTCCTCTTCGTCATCATCAGCACACACCTTCAAGGTgggaaaacaataataataagacTAAGCATAATAAAAGCCGGATGGCCATTAAAGTTCTTCTCTGCTGAAactctatatattttttcggaTTGCCTGTGGGTTGATTGGACTCGAGTGTGTTTTCCCTGTCCGCACATAAGCTTGTAcagtgtgtgggtgttggcttttaaatttgcttcCTCCCATCTCTGAAATTGCTTTTTCTGGAATGAACAACTCACAGGACGGACCAGGAATTAAATTTAGCTCAAGGACTGCAGGTAACGAATAAGCTGGAAttgattgaaattgattgCCTGGATAAAGTTCGAAAAAGTTTGCAAGTGATGGTGCTGAAGAAATCAAAAGGAGGCACGCAGCAATACGACTTGTTGGCCAGGCTTAATCATTTTGTAGGTTTGTGGTTAAATCTTACAGTTTTTGAGGCAGACATaatggttttgattttatttttagaaacgCACATTTCACAAATGTTCTAACAAATTTCTTACGTTtcacaaaaggaaaaacctTCAAGCAGATTGACATTCACCAAAGGAGTCAATACACTGGAAATGGGTACAGATATTTGTTCGCACGCCCACGATATGAGATTCCTGGGAATTCCCACGGGAACTGTGGGCAGCACACGCGCCATGTCCTGATTCTCAAAACCACCTCCAACTTCTCCACACTCCTTTCTCCAGAGAAAAAGCTGTTCTCAGCATATACACTTGTAGCTGGGACATAAAGACAAACGCCTGCCATGGCGCCGCTTAAGGATAATGTGCCGCACGCTCGAGGCGGCCTACAAATGCCAGGGAGTGTCCTTGTTAACCCAACAGTCCAGTTCTGATGATCAGGCACGGAAAAATCGGCGAGGGTGCGCCGGAAATCATGCAAAAACGTGCCGAGCACGAGCCACTGaggaaaatgaaggaaaacTTTCCAAGTTACTGGCAATTCGTGTCTGCCGTTGACAGTTCGCCATCTAATTGCTGTGGCTGGCTTTCGTTTTCGGCTCGATTCGAGCCAACAACCCCATCAATCTGTCCAAGCCGCCGCTTACTGACATATTAATTGCTCATAAAGCATAAGCAGTCACCACCAAAAATGTAATCCCCCTGATTGGACGCCGGGGGTTGCTCGAGAAATTGTGCAAAACATGCAAATTTTCCAGGCTGGGAACTGCCGTTTGACCTAAGCCCATCGCGGCTCAAGTGTCTGTGGCATTATCCTTGCCCGCCAGACAGTTGCCTTAACGCTTCGCTGCCTCTTTGGGAGCGAAAGGATGACGACGATGGTCGAGGATGTGAGTGTGCTCCTGCTAAATTGCTCATTAGCTGCATCACGAACTAGAGAAGTGGCGAAATAGGGAAGGAAGTTACGTTCGAGTTTCTACGATCCACGAAGGACGTGGGAACTACACTACCATGGGGGCCAAACCATTGAGGAAGGTCATGTGTTAAGGTATAGGTTTTAAATAGCCTCGTATGAGGTGAAACCTGAGAACAGCCTACTCTGTATGATTTTATTAATACATTATCACGACAAAGCCCACTCTTGATCTTCATGCTGTATTTAACGCAATTTATCTTGAGCAGCCCCACCTACAAGCCAAGTGCTCTTCATGCCCAGCATCGCCATCAGCTGCTTGTTGCTGCCTTAATTGGTAAATTGTTCAGCTGATATCACAATTTAATTATCACACATTAATTGCCCGGCGAACGAAAGTGCACCCAGGCACTTCGTTGTCGCCGGTAGAAGTAATGGACGAACAGAGCCATCTGGGAACTGCCTACAATCgaattaaagttaatttttcATGCTCTACTAAAAGTTATGCACACTTGGCGTTTGTCACCGacggtatatgtatatatatccgTATGGGGGGTGTATCCGTGGTTGATATTTTGGAGGGGGAAAGGGAAGGGCTGTGGATGCGATTTACGGGTGGAGCACATCCACTCTTTAAGTGGGATGTCAGTCGATGCCGCGAAGCTGTCGTGCTTGGTTGCTCATTTATGACCATGAAGCACTGGTAGAACGTATACGTAcgtatctgccagatactcgtactcgtactcgtactcgttcTCGGCACGCACACAGAATGCAATTGCGGGACGGATCGGAATGGAAAGGAATGgactggagtggagtggaatcGGAAGTTGTGGATTCTAGGCTCCGGGTAGCAGCTTTAAGTCACCTTCTGGTCGTTTGATGCTTCAGTGAGCTGCGACTGCAGTCGCTAGCCATTTCCTCCGTTGCACGGGGATTGCAGTTGATGGTGCGCCATGCAACTGGGTTACCTACTCACTGGGACAGGGCACTGATTTTATTTGGTTCTGTACGCTGAACATGGTTAAGGAGGGGTCACTCCGGTCATGCTTGGGGAGCAGTTAATTAATGTTAAGCTAACTTAAAGTTTCCGCTTTAAAAAGTCGCTGCAGCATGCATTTGAGAACTTTTGGTTCACTTTTTCGATTCAGCTCTGGAAAGTTTTATATTACAGTGAAGAGGAAGgcaatagaaaatatatttttacacaatggatttacatttatatgtgTCTTAGTGATATTATTCAACATCCTCCGGTTAACCATAACATTTGCATATCGATCCGATAGCCAATCGTATAATGCTCCACTATCCTTGGCCATTACATCAGGCTCAGGCATTTCTGCATTTCTCCATTTCCAATGACATATGACATTTGGATAGTGGTGCAGAGACGCATCTGTAATATTTATGCACGTAATGCGCGCGCTGCGaatgtatctttgtatctcgCAGATGCCATTACATTTACGAGCACGACGCATGACAAAGAAGCTTTTTCCCGTCTGTTTGTTCTTTCGCTGTcaaaattttgattaatttttagACAAACATTTCTAAGCTGGAAGCAAAATCGGAAACTGTGCttataatataaacaaattgataTACATAGGTATACATAGAAGCATTAGCCataatttatcaaaacaaattttttttttctggtaGTAGGCTCATAGttataatattttacaattacaCTAAATTGCGCACGTTATTAGCCATAATGTAGGATTATCGTTTTAAACAGTACTAATTATAATTCcattaaaacgaaatattttaaatcaatcataAAACCCACTTTTATACTCCATACAATTTGCTATTGgctaatatattttagtttatcAAAGTCTACCGATACAGCATGATGTATACAAAGTCAACTTTAGTATTTTGTTTTCTGGTgctaattttaataattaaagagGTCAGTTTACATAATATATGATATTTATAATTGTGAGAGGAAatttgttacaaaaaaaacatatgatAGGCAACGCCCCGAGTGGAGTTTACCAACTTGAAGTGTATGTCTGTGGACAAAGATTTTGGCGAATTTACCGAATGCACTCTGAAATCGATAAATCGAACGTATAAATATGTTTCGGCTAGAGTTAGCCTGTATAAACTGCCAATTACCAAAGCACgggtaaatatatttgtaaaacattatccgacttgtgaaaaatattgtaaaattcTAGGTTAACTTTGGACTGTACAAAAGATTTAATGGTTACAAGCCGTTTCTATACAATCAAACCATAGATGCTTGCCGTTTCTTCAAACATCAAAAGGCCAATCCTGTAGCAAAGTATTTTTTTGACATGATTAGGGAAGTTTCGAACTTAAACCACACCTGTCCATataatgtatgtatacataaatGCTTTATGATTATATGTGcctatattaatatatttcaaaattatgcCCCTCATTAGCACGATATTGTTGTGGAAAAACTATCCACCGATGCGGTTAATCACCACATTACAAAGATTCTCGCTTACCCTGAAGGTGATTACATGTTTGAGACTCACTGGATCCTAAATGATAAATATGCCGGAAGAATTCAGTCGTATTTGTCTCTGTcctaaatatgaaaattactAGCATAAAAAGCCCTCGTTCTCACCGAATAAAAACATCTATTAGATATATTACCTTAATTGTATTACCAAATCAGATAGATAAGCAAATCACTACATGACTAAGTAAAATTGGCGCATTGATTATCAGTAGATAATGGAcattacttaattaaatttgataacAGAATGGTtcggaaataaaataacttcCCACTAATGAaagcgtttttatttatatgtgtatacgaTTGCTGCCTCAGCAGTTATCCAATTCACCTAGATTTTGCCTGTTGAGCTTCTTATTATCTCACTGCCTTAATTAAAGTCATGCAAAACTTATGCAAATTGTATATTTGTCTTTCCACGATCTCATTCAATCCTACCCCAATCAAATTTCAGTTGCCAGAAAGCCTGAAAGGAACTAATTCGTTGTGTGACAAAATTGGCATCTTAAATGATATTTGACATTTAGTAATAAATGTTGATTGTGCTTGCTTATTCTTATTCAATCGCTCTTCATACACTTGATTGCCCGATCTTCACTTCACACTTTTTTGGGTGCCATTTTGTGATCCAGTGTGAATTATATCTTTTTATTACGAATTCCAGTTTGCAGCTTTAATTAACAGATTTCtgtttcgccttttttcgTGTATATTTGCAAAGTTCTAATTTATACGCTTTTTCATGGTTCAATTAACATTTTCGAGTGCAAGTCATTGGCCACGCTTTATCTGTactaataaatatgtacatatataagtatatttatttaaagtaaggTCGTTGTATTTGCGAAAGGCTTTTCGAAAGTAACCAATGCCAAAATGAACATAAGCCAAGTAACTGAAAGGAGCTTTACTGTTACCAACTGAAAACGCCGACAACGTGGTTTAGGGGGtcttaatacaaattattatgaTTAATCATCGCTCACAAATACAGGCAACTGACTAAGGTACACAGATACGTTTTGGTTTCCACACCCTCGGGTTAAAgatacataaaaaataaaccaagtTAGATTCTCGagcatttgctttgttcttTTCAAGACGAAATACAACGCCTCTGGGCAATTAAcatgtttttttccttttgattCAAATTCGAATCGTGGGCATAGCCAAATTAGGCAAATAAACTCGGTTCTCTGAAGCCATAACTTCAATAATTTATCGACGAACGTGAAAATGAATGTTTAAAGCCGATTTTAAGACGTATTTGTTGGCTTGGCGATCAAAACAAGGCGAAACTGCAATCGGGGTCAAAGGATGTGAAAAAGAACGATGAAACTGAAAAGCGTGCCAGTGATGAAAAAACAAATAGGGCAAGAGCAATAAACAGAAGAAATCCCAATAATGCAGGCGTCGCAATTCCAGCGTACATAAACATCaagaaggaaaataaaacgaattaGGAACACATGGTATCAAGGTTATTAAATACCCTTACAGTTATGTTCATTTAggaatcataaaaataaaaattatcaaatttatttcgTATTCATTGAGTCATTAAGTCCAggacattttaaaaaaaacctGATATGAACTCATATGAAATGATATGATATCATATGATATGAAAATCCTGTGAAACGTTCCAAATTcgagaaattggaaaatacaGAAATTCGAATCgcaataagttaaataaaatgtacatatacgaTTGTTAATCTTAAGTAAAAAGCAGAACCAACCAGATTGCCACAACATAATGCATTTGCGATCTCTTGAGATCGACCCAACAGTATGAAATGCATCCGCGATAAGAAAGTGAATCAAAGTGAATTGAGATAGGGTATCAGATCGCGAGCATATGGCGTTGGGGTCGCGTTGCCTTGGCAATgtgacaaaatgcaaatgcggcTGCTCGACTAACGGTAAACTGCAGGAAAACAGTTTCTGTTCTTGATTAAATACACACACAACCATCGCAGCCATgccaacacgcacacacacgctca
This genomic stretch from Drosophila teissieri strain GT53w chromosome 2L, Prin_Dtei_1.1, whole genome shotgun sequence harbors:
- the LOC122625073 gene encoding uncharacterized protein LOC122625073, producing the protein MMYTKSTLVFCFLVLILIIKEATPRVEFTNLKCMSVDKDFGEFTECTLKSINRTYKYVSARVSLYKLPITKARVNFGLYKRFNGYKPFLYNQTIDACRFFKHQKANPVAKYFFDMIREVSNLNHTCPYNHDIVVEKLSTDAVNHHITKILAYPEGDYMFETHWILNDKYAGRIQSYLSLS